One Rhinolophus sinicus isolate RSC01 linkage group LG06, ASM3656204v1, whole genome shotgun sequence DNA window includes the following coding sequences:
- the TMEM138 gene encoding transmembrane protein 138 codes for MLQTSNYSLVLSLQFLLLSYDLFVNSFSELLRMAPVIQLVLFIIQDIAVLFNVIIIFLMFFNTFVFQAGLVSLLFHKFKGTIILTATYFALSISLHVWVMNLRWKDSNRFVWTDGLQTLFVFQRLAAVFYYYLYKRTAVRLGDPRFYQDSLWLRKEFMQVRR; via the exons TGGTGCTCTCCCTGCAGTTCCTGCTGCTGTCCTATGACCTCTTTGTCAATTCCTTCTCGGAGCTACTCCGAATGGCTCCCGTCATCCAGCTGGTGCTCTTCAT CATCCAGGACATTGCGGTCCTCTTCAACGTCATCATCATTTTCCTCATGTTCTTCAACACCTTCGTCTTCCAGGCCGGCCTGGTCAGCCTCCTGTTCCATAAGTTCAAAGGCACCATCATCCTGACAGCTACGTACTTCGCCCTCAGCATCTCCCTTCATGTCTGGGTCATG AACTTACGCTGGAAAGACTCGAACCGCTTTGTCTGGACAGATGGACTTCAAACGCTATTTGTATTCCAGAGACTAG CGGCAGTGTTCTACTATTACCTGTACAAACGGACGGCGGTGAGACTGGGCGACCCTCGTTTCTACCAGGACTCTCTCTGGCTGCGCAAGGAGTTCATGCAAGTCCGAAGGTGA
- the TMEM216 gene encoding transmembrane protein 216, translating to MQFPWGLKMAPRGKRLSSTPLEILFFLNGWYYATYFLLELFIFLYKGLLLPYPTANLVLDVVMLLLYLGVEAIRLFFGTKGNLCQRKMPLAISVALTFPSAMMASYYLLLQTYVLHLEAIMNGILLFFCGSELLLDVLALAAFSSMDRI from the exons ATGCAGTTTCCATGGGGACTGAAGATGGCGCCGCGAG GTAAACGGTTGTCCTCCACCCCCCTGGAAATCCTCTTCTTTCTGAACGGGTGGTATTATGCCACCTATTTCCTGCTGGAGctcttcatatttctttataaag GTCTCCTGCTACCATATCCAACAGCCAATCTAGTTCTGGACGTGGTGATGCTCCTCCTGTATCTTGGAGTTGAAGCAATTCGACTATTTTTTG GTACAAAGGGAAACCTCTGCCAGCGAAAGATGCCACTTGCTATTAGTGTGGCCTTGACCTTCCCATCTGCCATGATGGCCTCCTATTACCTGCTGCTGCAGACCTACGTGCTCCACCTGGAAGCCATCATGAACGGCATCTTGCTCTTCTTTTGTGGCTCAGAGCTGCTGCTTGACGTGCTTGCCCTGGCCGCTTTCTCCAG TATGGACAGGATTTGA
- the CPSF7 gene encoding cleavage and polyadenylation specificity factor subunit 7 isoform X2 — translation MSEGVDLIDIYADEEFNQDPEFNNTDQIDLYDDVLTATSQPSDDRSSSTEPPPPVRQEPSPKPNNKTPAILYTYSGLRNRRAAVYVGSFSWWTTDQQLIQAIRSIGVYDVVELKFAENRANGQSKGYAEVVVASENSVHKLLELLPGKVLNGEKVDVRPATRQNLSQFEAQARKRIPPRAHSRDSSDSADGRATPSENLVSSSSRVDKPPSVLPYFNRPPSALPLMGLPPPPIPPPPPLSSSFGVPPPPPGIHYQHLMPPPPRLPPHLAVPPPGAIPPALHLNPAFFPPPNATVGPPPDTYMKASAPYNHHGSRDSGPPPSTVSEAEFEEIMKRNRAISSSAISKAVSGASAGDYSDAIETLLTAIAVIKQSRVANDERCRVLVSSLKDCLHGIEAKSYSVGASGSSSRKRHRSRERSPSRSRESSRRHRDLLHNEDRHDDYFQERNREHERHRDRERDRHH, via the exons ATGTCAGAAGGAGTGGACTTGATTGATATATATGCCGACGAGGAGTTCAATCAG GACCCAGAGTTCAACAATACAGATCAGATTGACCTGTATGATGACGTGTTGACAGCCACCTCACAGCCCTCTGATGACAGAAGCAGCAGCACTGAGCCACCTCCTCCTGTGCGCCAGGAGCCATCTCCCAAGCCCAATAACAAGACCCCTGCAATTCTATACACCTACAGTGGCCTGCGTAATAGGCGCGCTGCTGTTTATGTGGGCAGCTTCTCCTGG TGGACCACAGACCAGCAGCTGATCCAGGCTATTCGCTCTATAGGAGTCTATGACGTGGTGGAATTGAAATTTGCAGAGAATCGAGCAAATGGCCAGTCCAAAGG gtaCGCTGAGGTGGTGGTAGCCTCTGAAAACTCTGTCCACAAGTTGTTGGAACTCCTGCCAGGAAAAGTTCTTAATGGGGAAAAAGTGGACGTGAGGCCAGCCACCAGGCAGAACCTGTCACAGTTTGAGGCACAGGCTCGGAAAC GAATACCTCCACGGGCCCACTCCCGAGATTCTAGTGATTCTGCTGATGGACGGGCCACACCCTCTGAGAACCTTGTATCCTCATCTTCCCGTGTGGATAAGCCCCCCAGTGTGCTGCCCTACTTCAATCGCCCTCCTTCAGCCCTTCCCTTGATgggcctgcccccacccccaattccaCCACCTCCACCTCTCTCCTCAAGCTTTGgggtccctcctcctcctcctggcatTCACTACCAGCATCTCATGCCCCCTCCTCCTCGATTACCTCCTCATCTGGCTGTACCTCCCCCTGGGGCCATCCCACCTGCCCTTCACCTCAAtccagccttcttccctccaccAAATGCTACAGTGGGGCCTCCACCAGATACATACATGAAGGCCTCAGCACCCTATAACCACCATGGAAG CCGAGATTCGGGCCCTCCGCCATCTACAGTGAGTGAAGCAGAGTTTGAAGAGATCATGAAGCGAAACAGAGCGATTTCCAGCAGTGCCATTTCCAAAGCGGTATCTGGAGCCAGTGCAG GGGATTACAGTGACGCGATTGAGACGCTGCTCACAGCCATTGCTGTTATCAAACAGTCCCGGGTCGCCAATGATGAGCGTTGCCGTGTCCTCGTCTCCTCTCTTAAGGACTGTCTTCATGGCATTGAAGCCAAGTCCTACAGTGTGGGTGCCAGCGGGAGCTCGTCCAG GAAAAGACATCGGTCCCGAGAGAGGTCACCTAGCCGGTCCCGAGAGAGCAGCAGGAGGCACCGGGACCTGCTTCACAATGAAGATCGGCATGATGATTATTTCCAAGAAAGGAACCGAGAGCACGAGAGACACCGGGATAGAGAACGGGACCGGCATCACTGA
- the CPSF7 gene encoding cleavage and polyadenylation specificity factor subunit 7 isoform X1, with protein MSEGVDLIDIYADEEFNQDPEFNNTDQIDLYDDVLTATSQPSDDRSSSTEPPPPVRQEPSPKPNNKTPAILYTYSGLRNRRAAVYVGSFSWWTTDQQLIQAIRSIGVYDVVELKFAENRANGQSKGYAEVVVASENSVHKLLELLPGKVLNGEKVDVRPATRQNLSQFEAQARKRECVRVPRGGIPPRAHSRDSSDSADGRATPSENLVSSSSRVDKPPSVLPYFNRPPSALPLMGLPPPPIPPPPPLSSSFGVPPPPPGIHYQHLMPPPPRLPPHLAVPPPGAIPPALHLNPAFFPPPNATVGPPPDTYMKASAPYNHHGSRDSGPPPSTVSEAEFEEIMKRNRAISSSAISKAVSGASAGDYSDAIETLLTAIAVIKQSRVANDERCRVLVSSLKDCLHGIEAKSYSVGASGSSSRKRHRSRERSPSRSRESSRRHRDLLHNEDRHDDYFQERNREHERHRDRERDRHH; from the exons ATGTCAGAAGGAGTGGACTTGATTGATATATATGCCGACGAGGAGTTCAATCAG GACCCAGAGTTCAACAATACAGATCAGATTGACCTGTATGATGACGTGTTGACAGCCACCTCACAGCCCTCTGATGACAGAAGCAGCAGCACTGAGCCACCTCCTCCTGTGCGCCAGGAGCCATCTCCCAAGCCCAATAACAAGACCCCTGCAATTCTATACACCTACAGTGGCCTGCGTAATAGGCGCGCTGCTGTTTATGTGGGCAGCTTCTCCTGG TGGACCACAGACCAGCAGCTGATCCAGGCTATTCGCTCTATAGGAGTCTATGACGTGGTGGAATTGAAATTTGCAGAGAATCGAGCAAATGGCCAGTCCAAAGG gtaCGCTGAGGTGGTGGTAGCCTCTGAAAACTCTGTCCACAAGTTGTTGGAACTCCTGCCAGGAAAAGTTCTTAATGGGGAAAAAGTGGACGTGAGGCCAGCCACCAGGCAGAACCTGTCACAGTTTGAGGCACAGGCTCGGAAACGTGAGTGCGTCCGAGTCCCAAGAGGGG GAATACCTCCACGGGCCCACTCCCGAGATTCTAGTGATTCTGCTGATGGACGGGCCACACCCTCTGAGAACCTTGTATCCTCATCTTCCCGTGTGGATAAGCCCCCCAGTGTGCTGCCCTACTTCAATCGCCCTCCTTCAGCCCTTCCCTTGATgggcctgcccccacccccaattccaCCACCTCCACCTCTCTCCTCAAGCTTTGgggtccctcctcctcctcctggcatTCACTACCAGCATCTCATGCCCCCTCCTCCTCGATTACCTCCTCATCTGGCTGTACCTCCCCCTGGGGCCATCCCACCTGCCCTTCACCTCAAtccagccttcttccctccaccAAATGCTACAGTGGGGCCTCCACCAGATACATACATGAAGGCCTCAGCACCCTATAACCACCATGGAAG CCGAGATTCGGGCCCTCCGCCATCTACAGTGAGTGAAGCAGAGTTTGAAGAGATCATGAAGCGAAACAGAGCGATTTCCAGCAGTGCCATTTCCAAAGCGGTATCTGGAGCCAGTGCAG GGGATTACAGTGACGCGATTGAGACGCTGCTCACAGCCATTGCTGTTATCAAACAGTCCCGGGTCGCCAATGATGAGCGTTGCCGTGTCCTCGTCTCCTCTCTTAAGGACTGTCTTCATGGCATTGAAGCCAAGTCCTACAGTGTGGGTGCCAGCGGGAGCTCGTCCAG GAAAAGACATCGGTCCCGAGAGAGGTCACCTAGCCGGTCCCGAGAGAGCAGCAGGAGGCACCGGGACCTGCTTCACAATGAAGATCGGCATGATGATTATTTCCAAGAAAGGAACCGAGAGCACGAGAGACACCGGGATAGAGAACGGGACCGGCATCACTGA